In one window of Solanum pennellii chromosome 2, SPENNV200 DNA:
- the LOC107010769 gene encoding caffeoylshikimate esterase-like — MGNQVKFPGISDELQKLLDADMDNVEARRCAREAFKHIQLSIDHILFKVPDAGLKMEESYEVNSRGLEIFSKSWLPETRPKAIVYFCHGYGDTCTFYGEGIARKLASFGYGVVAMDYPGFGLSEGLHGYIPSFDQLVDDVVEHYSKAKEKPEFRNLPSFLFGESMGGAIALKVHQKQPNSWNGAVLVAPMCKIADNMVPSWLLTQILIGVAKFLPTQKLVPTQDVRELAVRDAKKKEHTAYNVISYKHKPRLQTALELMNVTKEIEGLLEKVSLPLLILHGKSDLVTDPSVSKALYERSSSSDKKLFLYEDACHALLEGESDEMILRVFGDIMSWLDEHTISS; from the exons ATGGGGAATCAGGTGAAATTTCCAGGTATTAGTGATGAATTACAGAAGTTGTTAGATGCAGATATGGACAACGTAGAAGCCAGGCGTTGTGCTAGAGAGGCATTTAAACATATTCAGCTTTCAATTGATCATATCTTATTCAAG GTACCAGATGCTGGATTGAAGATGGAGGAG TCTTATGAGGTTAATTCTCGAGGGCTTGAAATCTTCTCCAAAAGTTGGCTTCCAGAGACACGTCCAAAAGCTATTGTCTATTTTTGTCATGGTTATGGAGATACATGCACTTTTTATGGTGAAG GCATTGCAAGGAAATTAGCATCTTTTGGTTATGGAGTAGTTGCCATGGATTACCCCGGATTTGGGCTTTCAGAAGGTCTTCATGGTTACATACCAAGTTTTGACCAGCTGGTTGATGACGTCGTTGAGCATTACTCAAAAGCTAAAG AAAAGCCAGAGTTCCGTAATCTACCAAGCTTCCTATTTGGGGAATCCATGGGTGGAGCCATAGCTTTGAAGGTGCACCAGAAGCAACCTAATTCTTGGAACGGTGCTGTTCTTGTTGCACCTATGTGCAAA ATTGCAGATAACATGGTTCCATCATGGTTACTAACACAAATTTTAATTGGTGTCGCAAAGTTTCTTCCAACGCAGAAGCTAGTTCCGACACAGGATGTAAGAGAATTGGCAGTCAGAGATGCAAAGAAGAAAGAACAT ACTGCCTATAATGTCATCTCTTACAAACATAAACCCCGTTTACAGACCGCCCTGGAGTTAATGAATGTTACAAAAGAGATAGAGGGACTACTAGAAAAG GTATCTCTGCCATTGTTAATCTTGCACGGGAAGAGTGATCTAGTGACCGATCCATCGGTTAGCAAAGCACTGTATGAGAGGTCAAGTAGTTCAGACAAGAAACTGTTCCTTTATGAAGATGCTTGTCATGCCTTGCTTGAGGGTGAGTCGGATGAAATGATACTTCGAGTCTTTGGTGACATTATGTCATGGCTGGACGAGCATACCATCTCCTCCTAG
- the LOC107011594 gene encoding protein ABA DEFICIENT 4, chloroplastic — MALSSTCFSHSQFSLKMDCWTPALSSNILCYIRRNQPPSFTLQTINSNLLSQQVQKRRTKHGNGWSFLGGSRVMSQPNLQNLPQRRSYRVSAMWLPSSQVASSVFTLGTAGVLPFYTLMVAAPKAELTRKLMDSAIPYIVLGLLYAYLLYLSWTPDTIRLMFASKYWLPELSGIAKMFSSEMTLASAWIHLLAVDLFAARQVYHDGLQNGIETRHSVSLCLLFCPIGIVIHLLTKAVRSSAEKTVLRTH, encoded by the exons ATGGCCTTATCTTCTACTTGCTTTTCTCACTCTCAATTCTCACTCAAG ATGGACTGCTGGACACCTGCTCTGTCGTCAAATATCCTATGTTATATCAGGAGGAACCAGCCTCCATCCTTTACACTTCAAACAATAAACTCAAACCTTTTAAGTCAACAAGTTCAGAAACGAAGAACCAAGCATGGCAATGGATGGAGTTTCCTCGGAGGATCAAGAGTAATGTCTCAGCCTAACCTCCAAAATCTTCCACAAAGAAGAAGCTACAGGGTGTCTGCTATGT GGTTGCCTAGTTCTCAAGTAGCTAGTAGTGTCTTTACACTAGGAACAGCAGGCGTTCTTCCATTTTACACCCTCATGGTTGCAGCACCTAAAGCAGAACTT ACCAGAAAATTGATGGATAGTGCAATACCATATATTGTGCTCGGACTTCTGTACGCATATCTGTTGTACTTGTCTTGGACACCAGATACAATTCGGCTGATGTTTGCTAGTAAATACTGGCTTCCAGAG CTGTCTGGTATAGCAAAGATGTTCTCCAGTGAGATGACATTAGCATCTGCTTGGATTCACCTATTGGCTGTAGATCTTTTTGCTGCAAg GCAAGTTTATCATGATGGCTTGCAAAACGGTATAGAAACGCGTCATTCTGTGTCTCTCTGCTTGCTATTTTGCCCCATTGGGATTGTTATTCATCTCCTCACCAAAGCTGTACGAAGTAGTGCAGAAAAAACAGTGCTTAGAACTCACTGA